A genomic stretch from Prochlorococcus marinus str. MIT 9312 includes:
- the murC gene encoding UDP-N-acetylmuramate--L-alanine ligase, giving the protein MDKELLSKSHFHFIGIGGIGMSGVAIGLLKKGYSVSGSDLVKNNETNKLAQLGAVIFNSQIRQNIEFVTSKFNNKLINFVVSSAIKPENEEFSYCRKKNLTIKHRSEILAMLMQTYTTLAVAGSHGKTSTSTFLSTLLELCTHNSSSITGGIIPIYNSNCHLANTKFLVAEVDESDGTINKYKSDIGLINNIDFDHCDHFSDLGEVISSFKDFAANSKKLLLNFDCVTTRSNFYSENNWSNITANKAAYAIIPTEINESHTIGKYYENGNFISSLDIPIPGLHNLSNITAAIAASRMIGVDFLEIKKNIKYLKLPKKRFEFRGQVDERNLYDDYAHHPNEIKATIKLGRLFINHKRNNESHNGRLIAIFQPHRYSRVKQFAKEFALELSKADIIYITSIYAAGEGNEDNINSTIITDLIYKQNKNVSYINNYHEITKKFYELTQKGDLILNMGAGDCHNFWSILNGKNN; this is encoded by the coding sequence TTGGATAAAGAATTACTGTCGAAGAGTCATTTTCATTTTATTGGAATTGGAGGTATTGGAATGTCAGGAGTTGCAATAGGTTTGCTCAAAAAAGGTTATTCAGTTTCAGGATCTGATTTAGTTAAAAACAATGAAACTAATAAATTAGCGCAATTAGGCGCAGTAATCTTTAATTCTCAAATTCGACAGAATATTGAATTTGTAACTTCAAAATTTAACAACAAATTGATTAATTTTGTTGTAAGCTCCGCGATTAAGCCAGAAAATGAAGAATTTTCTTACTGTAGAAAAAAAAATTTAACAATAAAACATCGTTCAGAGATACTTGCAATGTTAATGCAAACCTACACTACATTGGCCGTAGCAGGTAGTCATGGAAAAACATCAACCAGTACATTTCTATCGACACTTCTTGAATTATGTACGCATAATTCTTCTTCAATAACTGGGGGAATAATTCCTATCTACAATTCTAATTGTCATTTAGCAAATACAAAATTCTTAGTAGCTGAAGTTGATGAATCTGATGGAACAATTAATAAATATAAATCTGATATTGGATTAATTAATAACATTGATTTTGATCATTGCGATCATTTTTCTGATTTAGGTGAAGTTATATCTTCTTTTAAAGATTTCGCTGCAAATTCTAAAAAATTATTACTTAATTTTGATTGTGTAACTACCAGAAGTAATTTTTATTCTGAGAATAATTGGTCAAATATTACAGCCAATAAAGCAGCTTATGCCATAATCCCAACTGAAATTAATGAAAGTCATACAATTGGTAAATATTATGAAAATGGAAATTTCATTAGTAGTTTAGATATTCCAATCCCAGGATTACACAACCTATCTAATATCACAGCTGCAATAGCAGCTTCAAGAATGATAGGTGTAGATTTTTTAGAAATTAAAAAAAATATTAAATATCTTAAACTTCCAAAAAAAAGATTTGAATTCAGAGGTCAAGTAGATGAAAGAAATTTATATGATGATTATGCACATCACCCAAACGAAATAAAAGCAACAATTAAATTAGGAAGATTATTTATTAATCACAAACGTAATAATGAATCACATAATGGAAGATTAATAGCAATATTTCAACCTCACAGATACTCTAGAGTAAAGCAATTTGCAAAAGAATTTGCTTTAGAATTATCAAAAGCAGATATTATTTACATAACTAGTATTTATGCCGCAGGAGAAGGAAACGAAGATAACATTAATTCAACAATTATTACTGATCTGATATATAAACAAAACAAAAATGTTAGTTACATCAATAATTATCATGAAATTACAAAGAAGTTTTACGAATTAACTCAAAAAGGGGATTTGATTTTGAATATGGGAGCTGGAGATTGTCATAATTTCTGGTCAATTTTAAATGGTAAAAATAATTAA